A DNA window from Labrus mixtus chromosome 4, fLabMix1.1, whole genome shotgun sequence contains the following coding sequences:
- the ucmab gene encoding unique cartilage matrix-associated protein, which yields MSRTSATLLALLAVLLALSLSQEADSAAVPSSKGSAKDPQGPMKRIFMKEADASNFFRKRSRRGAKSQDEINAEQRQILAADERKREFHEEKRNEFENYAEEENDEQDERTRESTEQWREFHYDGMHPPQEYNRHST from the exons ATGTCCCGGACGTCTGCGACCCTCCTGGCTCTCCTGGCAGTGCTTCTGGCACTTTCCT TGTCCCAAGAGGCAGACTCTGCAGCTGTGCCCAGCAGCAAGGGCAGCGCTAAAGACCCACAAg GTCCGATGAAGAGGATCTTCATGAAAGAGGCAGATGCCTCAAACTTCTTCAGGAAACGCAGCAGACGGGGGGCCAAGTCTCAGGATGAGATCAACG CTGAGCAGAGGCAGATCTTAGCTGCAGATGAGCGAAAAAGAGAGTTTCACGAGGAGAAGAGAAATGAGTTTGAGAACTATGCAGAAGAGGAGAACGATG AACAAGACGAGAGGACCAGAGAGAGCACGGAGCAGTGGAGGGAGTTCCACTACGATGGGATGCATCCTCCTCAGGAGTACAACCGTCACTCCACCTGA